Proteins from one Telopea speciosissima isolate NSW1024214 ecotype Mountain lineage chromosome 1, Tspe_v1, whole genome shotgun sequence genomic window:
- the LOC122670896 gene encoding cationic amino acid transporter 7, chloroplastic-like produces MEKCGSSFSSLRAYGRALVETPKRVVRRATSVSTTFEEMSRIRARSGSDMQKSLRWFDLVGLGIGGMVGAGVFVSSGQACRQYAGPAVILSYVIAGLCALLSAFCYTEFAVDMPVAGGAFSYLRVTFGEFAAFLTGANLVMEYVFSNAAVARSFTAYLGTAIGIPTTQKLRIVVSGLPKGFNEIDFLAVAVILLISLCICYSTKESSLLNMVLTMIHILFIAFIIVVGFWKGDWKNYTQPSDPKNAGGFFPFGIAGVFNGAAMVYLSYIGYDAVSTMVEEVRNPTKDIPIGVSGSVVLVTIFYCLMAASMAKLVPYDAINTEAPFSAAFGGSKEGWGWASNVIGAGASFGILTSLLVSMLGQARYLCVIGRSNVVPSWFAKVHPKTSTPVNASAFLGILTAAIALFTELNILLNLVCIGTLFVFYMVANAVIYRRYVTVGITRPWPTLSFLILFSLVSLFFTLVWRLSPPGEPKGYLLGACTVLGVAVVQVFHFMVPQARKPEFWGVPLMPWIPSISIFLNVFLLGSLDGPSYVRFGLFSGVAIIVYLLYSVHSTYDAHAQEDVL; encoded by the exons atggagaagtgtgGATCGTCTTTCTCGAGCTTGCGAGCCTACGGTCGAGCCCTGGTTGAGACACCAAAGCGAGTGGTTCGGAGGGCGACCTCAGTGTCGACAACCTTTGAAGAGATGAGCCGGATTCGggcccggtctggttcagacatGCAGAagagtttgagatggttcgaccTCGTCGGTTTGGGCATCGGAGGTATGGTTGGTGCCGGCGTCTTTGTCTCCTCCGGTCAAGCTTGTCGCCAATATGCTGGCCCAGCCGTCATCTTATCCTACGTCATTGCTGGCCTCTGTGCCCTCTTATCTGCTTTCTGTTACACCGAGTTCGCCGTCGATATGCCCGTCGCTGGTGGAGCTTTCAGTTACCTTAGAGTCACCTTTG GTGAATTTGCGGCTTTCTTGACGGGTGCCAATCTCGTGATGGAGTACGTCTTTTCTAACGCCGCGGTCGCAAGGAGTTTCACTGCCTATTTGGGGACTGCGATTGGGATACCAACGACGCAGAAATTAAGGATAGTGGTTTCTGGATTACCAAAAGGGTTCAATGAGATTGATTTCCTAGCTGTTGCAGTCATTTTGCTTATTTCTCTCTGTATCTGTTACAG TACGAAGGAGAGCTCGTTATTGAACATGGTGCTGACAATGATCCACATACTGTTCATTGCATTCATCATAGTGGTTGGGTTCTGGAAAGGTGATTGGAAGAATTATACACAACCATCAGATCCAAAGAACGCGGGTGGGTTCTTCCCGTTTGGAATCGCAGGGGTTTTTAATGGAGCAGCGATGGTGTATCTAAGCTATATTGGATACGATGCCGTGTCAACTATGGTGGAAGAGGTCAGGAATCCTACCAAAGACATCCCAATTGGTGTTTCCGGTTCAGTCGTGCTTGTGACGATTTTCTACTGTTTAATGGCCGCTTCCATGGCGAAGCTTGTTCCTTACGATGCG ATTAATACGGAAGCACCTTTCTCGGCGGCGTTCGGAGGATCAAAGGAGGGATGGGGATGGGCGTCGAATGTGATCGGTGCCGGAGCTAGCTTTGGAATTCTGACGTCGTTGTTGGTATCTATGTTGGGCCAAGCTCGCTATCTTTGCGTCATCGGACGCTCAAACGTGGTCCCTTCCTGGTTCGCCAAGGTCCACCCCAAGACCTCTACTCCCGTCAACGCTTCTGCTTTCCTTG GAATCTTAACTGCGGCGATAGCACTGTTCACCGAACTGAATATATTGCTGAACTTGGTATGCATCGGTACTCTGTTTGTGTTCTATATGGTGGCAAACGCCGTTATTTATCGGCGCTACGTCACTGTGGGGATCACAAGGCCATGGCCCACCCTATCCTTCCTCATTCTCTTCTCCCTGGTCTCTCTATTCTTCACTCTGGTCTGGCGACTCTCACCGCCGGGAGAGCCCAAGGGATACCTGCTTGGAGCCTGCACGGTGTTGGGTGTGGCTGTGGTTCAAGTTTTCCACTTCATGGTGCCGCAAGCTCGGAAGCCCGAGTTCTGGGGTGTGCCCCTGATGCCGTGGATACCTTCCATCTCCATCTTTCTCAACGTTTTTCTGTTGGGTTCGCTTGATGGACCATCTTACGttcgatttggtttgttttctgGTGTCGCCATCATCGTTTACCTCCTCTACAGTGTCCATTCCACCTATGATGCACATGCCCAGGAAGATGT